The Cellulomonas oligotrophica sequence GTGCCGGCCGACCAGGGTGGACGCGGCGGCGTCCATCGCCGCCACGTCGAGGGGCTGCCGGTGCTGCAGCACGTGCGCCCGCCGCAGCGGGTCGCGCAGCGACGGGTCGTCCCCCACCCGGTAGGCGTACCGACGCCGCAGCGCCGAGAAGCGCGCGTCGAAGCCCGCGGGAGCGGGCGTCACGTCCCGGACCACCACGTCGTCGTCGAGGACGCCCGTCAGGCGCGTGCGGAGCACGTCGAGCACCGGGCGGTCGCTGCGCCCCCGCACGGCCTCCAGCGCGGCCGGCACGACGTCGACGTGGGCCACCTGCCCGCGCGCGTGCACACCGGAGTCCGTCCGGCCCGCGACCGTCAGCCGCGGCGGTGCCTCGCCGCGCGGCCCGCTGCGCAGCACCAGGGCGAGCGCGTCCTCGAGCACCCCCTGGACCGTGCGGAGCGTCGGCTGGCGGGCCCACCCGGCGAAGGCCGTCCCGTCGTACGCGAGGTCGAGACGCAGCCGCACCGGCACGTCCTGCACGGCCGCTCCGACGGTCGCACCCGTGCCGTGCCCGTCCGTGCTGCCCGCGCGGCCCCTGCCGTCCTCGTCCACCGCGTCCACGCGGCACACGGTAGCGCCCGGGCCCGGCCGTCCCGCACCCGGGCGCCGGTCGCGCGCTAGCGTGGTCGGGTGCCGCGCGACCACGACCCCTTCACGCTCGCCGTCGACTGCGGCGGCAGCGGCATCAAGGCGTCCGTGCTGGACGCGTCGGGCACCCTGCACGTCCCACCGGTGCGCGTCCCCACCCCCTACCCGCTGCCGCCCGAGCGGCTCGTCGAGACCGTCGCGACGATCGCCGCCGGTCTGCCGCCCGCCGCACGGGCCACGGTCGGCGTCCCGGGGATGATCCGGCACGGCGTGGTCGTCGCGACACCCCACTACGTCACGCGGTCGGGTCCACGGACGGCCGTCGTCCCCGAGCTCGCGGCGGCGTGGGCGGGCTGCGACGTGCGGGCGATGCTCGAGGAGCGGCTCGGCGTCCCGACGCTCGTGCTCAACGACGCCGAGGTGCACGGGGCCGGTGTCGTGTCCGGTACCGGGCTCGAGCTCGTCCTCACGCTCGGCACCGGGCTGGGGTCGGCCGTCTTCGACGGCGGGCGCCTGGCCCCGCACCTGGAGCTGTCGCACGCCCCCGTGCGGTGGGGCACGACGTACGACGCGTACGTCGGCGAGCACGAGCGCGCCCGTCTCGGCGACGGGCTCTGGTCACGACGGGTCCGCCGGGTCGTCGAGGGGTTCCGGCCCGTCTTCCACTGGGACCGCCTCTACCTCGGCGGCGGGAACAGCCGGCGGATCACCTCGGCGACGCTCGCACGGCTCGGCGACGACGTCGTGGTCGTGCCGAACCAGGCAGGCATCGTCGGCGGCGTCCGCGCGTGGGACCTGTCGGCCTGAGCGACCGTCTCAGCCACCGGCCCGGCGGTCGACCTCGTCGGCCGCCTCGAGGACGACCCGCGTGAACCGCGCCGGCGCGACGAGGCTGACCAGGTGCGTCGCCCCGGGCACCACCACGAGGCGGGCGTCCTGCGCTGCCGCGACGAACCGACGCTCCTGCGTGCGGAAGTGGTCGAGGCGACCGTTGACGAACCAGACGGGTGCCTCGATGCGCCCGAGGTCGGCCAGCGGATCCGCGCCGCCGACCTCGCGCAGCACGTCCTCCACCACGTCGAGCGCGAACCCGCCGGCCCCGACGTCCTGCACGCCCGCCGGCGGCAGGACCCGCCGCACGAGGAACCCGTTGACGGCCGCACCGCGGTCGGGCATGCGCGCGAAGCCCCGCGCGGCCACGGCCCAGCCGTCCACCAGCGCGCGGTACGGCTGCGTGCAGCACCCCGCGGCCACCACGCCCGCAGCCTGCTCCGGGTGACGCGCGGCGTGGGCGATCGCCGTGTAGCCGCCGAGCGACAGCCCGACGACGAGCGCCCGTCCGCCGAGGCCGTCGACCGCGTCGCGCACCGCGTCGACCGCGCCCGCGAGCGTGAACCGCGTGCCGCGGCGCGCCCCGTGCCCGGGCAGGTCCACCGCGACGACCCGGCGCCCGTACGCCTCGAGCGCGTCGGCCTGCGCCCGCCACATCGTGCGCGACGTGCGCAGACCGTGCACGAGCACCACCGGGACGCCGTCCACCGAGGTGCTCACCCCGGCGACGCTAGCCCCGGACCCCGGCACCGGCACGCCGTCGAGCCCGGCGGAGCGTGCGGGTGCGGGACCGCCCGACCGGGTTGGGCCGCACGGGTGGCACCCCGGCCCGCGCCAGGGTGAATCCGATCGGGACGGACCGGGCGAACGTCCCGGCAATCGGCGCATGCCGCGTCAATCGCCGACGACCCGTGCTTGCCGTCCCCGGTACGTGCCCTGACCATTCGATGCGGCGCCCCTGCGCCCGAACGCACGTCCCGACGCCGTGAGACCCCCGAGCGGCCGCCCGAACGAAGGACCCGACATGGCCACTCCCGACGCCGCCCTCAAGAAGATCCTCGAGCAGGAGGGTGCCCTCGCCGTCGCGCTCGTCGACTTCGCGAGCGGCATGGCGCTCGCGCAGCAGTCCACGGTCCCGTTCGACCTCGAGCTCGCGGCCGCCGTCAACACCGAGGTCGTCCGGGCCAAGCTGCGCGCGATCGACGCGCTCGGCCTCGGCGACACGATCGAGGACATCCTCATCACCCTCGGCACGCAGTTCCACGTGATCCGGATCTCGGCGCGCCCCGACCTCGCGGGCATCTTCTCCTACCTCGTGCTGGACCGCGCCAAGGGCAACCTCGCGCTCGCGCGCCGCGGCCTGCGTACGCTCGAGGACGAGCTCGAGATCTGATCCGTCACGCCACCCCCGAGGACCCCATGGACGACCCCGCACGTGACGTCGTCGACCGCCTGCACCGCGCGCTCGACGAGGTCACGCACGTCCTCGTGCTCGACCCAGGCGACCGGGTCGTGCTCGCCGACGACGGGTCCCCCGAGGAGGTGGTCGTGGCGGCACGGGCCGTCGCGACGACGCTCATGCTCGTCGACGGCGCCGGAGAGGGCGGGATCCGGGCGGTCGTGGAGACGCCCGGGGCCACCGTGTACGCCACTCTCGTCCCGGGCGGCACCGCGTTCGTGCTGCTCGGCCCGCCGGGCTGGAACGTGGTGCTGGCCCGCCGGACGCTGGACCCGGTCGTCGCCGACCTGCTCGCGACGGGCGCCGTCGACCGCCTGCGTGACGGGCGCCGCACGTTCCTCCCCGCAGCCGCCGGACCCGCCGTGACGGGCCCCGCGACCGTCACGGCCGTCCCCGAGGGCGACCGGGGGGTCGTGCCGACGCCGGGCCGCGGCGGGACGCTCGCCCAGGCCGCCCGGGCGGAGGCCGTCCGCCGGCGTACCCGCGCGGTCTGACGGGGCAGCCCTCCCCGCACGACGACGGCCCCGGTCCCCTCGCGGGGGCCGGGGCCGTCGTCGTGGTACGTCAGGCCTTGGCGGTGTCCTCGCCAGCCGCGTCCTCGGCGACGGGGGCGTCCTCGACGGGCGCGTCCTCGACCGGGGCGGGAGCGGGGGC is a genomic window containing:
- the truA gene encoding tRNA pseudouridine(38-40) synthase TruA; protein product: MQDVPVRLRLDLAYDGTAFAGWARQPTLRTVQGVLEDALALVLRSGPRGEAPPRLTVAGRTDSGVHARGQVAHVDVVPAALEAVRGRSDRPVLDVLRTRLTGVLDDDVVVRDVTPAPAGFDARFSALRRRYAYRVGDDPSLRDPLRRAHVLQHRQPLDVAAMDAAASTLVGRHDFAAYCKPRPDATTIRTLEAFGWSRVADGPDAGLVVAHVQADAFCHSMVRALVGASLAVGEGRRPVGWPSELLRSRRREGGATVVAAHGLTLEEVTYPPDAELAVRADRTRARRQAHEAQTAAPAGPGPAGSGGPGDCCG
- a CDS encoding ROK family protein, producing the protein MPRDHDPFTLAVDCGGSGIKASVLDASGTLHVPPVRVPTPYPLPPERLVETVATIAAGLPPAARATVGVPGMIRHGVVVATPHYVTRSGPRTAVVPELAAAWAGCDVRAMLEERLGVPTLVLNDAEVHGAGVVSGTGLELVLTLGTGLGSAVFDGGRLAPHLELSHAPVRWGTTYDAYVGEHERARLGDGLWSRRVRRVVEGFRPVFHWDRLYLGGGNSRRITSATLARLGDDVVVVPNQAGIVGGVRAWDLSA
- a CDS encoding alpha/beta fold hydrolase, encoding MSTSVDGVPVVLVHGLRTSRTMWRAQADALEAYGRRVVAVDLPGHGARRGTRFTLAGAVDAVRDAVDGLGGRALVVGLSLGGYTAIAHAARHPEQAAGVVAAGCCTQPYRALVDGWAVAARGFARMPDRGAAVNGFLVRRVLPPAGVQDVGAGGFALDVVEDVLREVGGADPLADLGRIEAPVWFVNGRLDHFRTQERRFVAAAQDARLVVVPGATHLVSLVAPARFTRVVLEAADEVDRRAGG